One stretch of Bacillota bacterium DNA includes these proteins:
- a CDS encoding aldo/keto reductase, whose amino-acid sequence MQYRPFGKLGFKVSTLGLGCMRLPLAQQAENAHGNVLAESIVDEAQSIDLIRAAVDVGVNYIDTAYDYHKGKSELIVGQALSGSSDYRKKVKLATKLPPWHIKEAKDFNRLLDEQLKRLNTNYIDFYLLHALRKEYWEKMKGLGVLDFLQTAMSDGRIRYPAFSIHDSFAVFKEIVDSYDWAMCQIQLNYMNEDYQAGLAGFQYAAHRDIPIVIMEPLLGGKLAKQPPAEIQAVWNKAQKKKSPVEWALRWVCNFPETTVVLSGMSSTAQLSENAHVIKKALPNSLTVDELALVDQVKQLYRARTATACTECHYCLPCPEKVNIPGVFSLYNDLCTYGTTDGGFTTYKSLLNAKTDASRCVECGKCEPLCPQGIPIIDSLKIAHHKLLDQ is encoded by the coding sequence ATGCAGTACAGGCCTTTTGGCAAACTAGGCTTCAAAGTATCTACCTTAGGATTGGGGTGCATGCGCTTGCCGCTTGCACAGCAGGCGGAAAATGCTCACGGCAATGTTCTGGCCGAGAGCATAGTGGACGAAGCGCAATCGATTGACCTCATTAGGGCGGCTGTAGATGTAGGCGTTAATTACATAGATACCGCCTATGACTACCACAAAGGTAAGAGCGAACTTATCGTGGGGCAAGCGCTCAGTGGCTCTTCCGACTACCGCAAGAAAGTTAAACTAGCCACCAAGCTCCCTCCCTGGCACATCAAGGAAGCCAAAGATTTTAATCGTTTACTCGATGAGCAGCTAAAGAGACTTAACACTAACTACATTGACTTCTACCTCTTGCACGCTTTACGCAAAGAGTACTGGGAAAAGATGAAGGGACTTGGCGTGCTCGATTTCCTCCAGACGGCCATGTCTGACGGTCGCATCAGATACCCTGCTTTTTCTATTCACGACTCCTTTGCCGTATTCAAAGAGATAGTTGACTCTTACGACTGGGCTATGTGCCAGATTCAGCTCAACTACATGAACGAGGATTACCAAGCGGGCCTTGCGGGCTTTCAGTATGCGGCGCACCGTGACATCCCCATAGTGATTATGGAGCCGCTCTTAGGCGGCAAACTCGCCAAGCAACCACCTGCCGAAATTCAGGCCGTCTGGAACAAAGCACAGAAGAAAAAATCACCGGTGGAGTGGGCACTGCGGTGGGTTTGTAACTTCCCTGAAACGACTGTGGTATTAAGCGGCATGAGCTCTACTGCCCAATTAAGCGAAAATGCACACGTCATAAAAAAAGCTCTACCTAACAGCCTAACAGTGGATGAACTTGCGCTAGTAGACCAAGTAAAGCAACTCTACCGTGCGCGCACCGCGACCGCCTGCACCGAATGCCATTACTGCCTACCCTGTCCAGAGAAAGTGAACATCCCTGGCGTCTTTAGTCTCTACAACGATCTGTGCACCTACGGCACGACAGACGGCGGCTTCACCACCTACAAGAGCTTACTGAACGCGAAGACCGATGCTTCACGCTGTGTGGAGTGCGGCAAGTGCGAACCGCTCTGTCCGCAGGGGATACCCATCATAGATTCACTCAAAATCGCCCACCATAAATTGCTCGACCAGTAA
- a CDS encoding C_GCAxxG_C_C family protein: protein MKGDFLVNSQDVVQSIRAKAEGYFSRGEFFCSEAVVHTINEALGWPFPAEITKLSSAFPIGLGKSGCLCGAVSGGAMALGMAYGRKHGEPMPEGMFREAAKLHDHVKEVYGSTCCRVLVKGYVFTSPERKAHCVNITGEVAAFVAEQMQKDSTLAAKLTAVGE from the coding sequence ATGAAAGGGGATTTTTTGGTGAATAGTCAGGACGTAGTGCAGAGCATTCGCGCCAAGGCAGAGGGGTATTTTTCCCGGGGAGAATTCTTTTGTTCAGAGGCTGTGGTCCATACCATCAACGAGGCACTGGGTTGGCCTTTTCCAGCCGAGATAACTAAGCTCTCGTCGGCATTCCCCATAGGTCTTGGCAAGTCAGGCTGTCTATGTGGTGCTGTCAGCGGTGGCGCGATGGCGCTCGGCATGGCCTATGGGCGCAAACATGGTGAACCGATGCCAGAGGGGATGTTCCGCGAGGCCGCGAAATTGCACGACCACGTTAAGGAAGTTTATGGCTCTACTTGTTGTCGCGTGCTAGTCAAGGGTTATGTCTTTACTTCGCCGGAGCGCAAAGCTCACTGTGTAAATATCACCGGTGAAGTTGCTGCATTTGTGGCAGAGCAGATGCAAAAAGATTCCACGCTAGCGGCTAAACTGACAGCAGTAGGGGAGTAG
- a CDS encoding NADPH dehydrogenase gives MNTSLLFSPLAIQGVSLRNRVVMPPMCQYASDECGQVKAYHLAHYGARSLGGVGLVIVEATAILADGRISLADLGLWADDQVAGLTRLAQAVSEHGAVPGIQLAHAGRKAGKGVQRRVAPTRLAFSAEMGLPEELSTEEIKDIVHAFAEAARRAVDAGFKVLEIHGAHGYLIHEFLSPLSNLRDDQYGGSAENRRRFLLEVVAACRASIPPEVVLAVRLSGSEYSDLGYSLGELGEVCHDLYQAGISLLHISSGGNLPAQPEVWPGYQLPFAQAVKKAVPLPVIGVGLLKSPDFAEFALREGYCDLVAVGRALLSDPHWAIKAAAALNAVLPVPAHMARGLQR, from the coding sequence ATGAACACTTCTCTCTTGTTTAGCCCCCTAGCTATTCAAGGCGTCTCATTGCGCAACCGGGTGGTGATGCCGCCCATGTGTCAGTATGCGTCTGACGAATGTGGGCAGGTCAAAGCCTACCACTTAGCCCATTATGGAGCTCGCTCCCTAGGTGGTGTGGGACTCGTAATTGTCGAAGCGACGGCCATTTTGGCGGACGGACGTATTTCGCTCGCGGATCTTGGCCTGTGGGCAGACGACCAGGTGGCAGGCTTAACAAGGCTGGCGCAGGCCGTAAGTGAGCACGGTGCGGTGCCCGGTATTCAATTGGCGCATGCTGGCCGCAAGGCGGGCAAAGGAGTACAACGTCGAGTCGCGCCAACACGTCTAGCCTTTTCTGCGGAGATGGGCCTGCCAGAGGAGCTGTCTACAGAGGAAATCAAGGACATAGTGCATGCTTTCGCCGAGGCGGCTCGGCGAGCTGTCGACGCGGGCTTCAAAGTGCTTGAGATTCATGGTGCACATGGCTACTTGATACACGAATTTTTGTCGCCGCTATCTAATTTAAGGGATGACCAGTATGGAGGAAGTGCCGAAAATCGCAGGCGCTTCTTGTTAGAAGTAGTGGCCGCCTGCCGTGCTTCTATCCCCCCAGAGGTAGTTTTGGCGGTGCGGCTATCGGGGAGTGAATACAGTGACCTTGGCTATTCTCTAGGCGAACTCGGCGAGGTATGTCACGATTTGTACCAGGCAGGCATCAGCTTGCTACATATTAGCAGTGGTGGCAATTTGCCTGCACAGCCTGAAGTGTGGCCGGGTTATCAACTGCCCTTCGCACAAGCTGTAAAAAAAGCAGTACCCTTGCCAGTTATTGGAGTGGGACTGCTCAAGTCACCAGATTTCGCGGAGTTCGCCCTGCGGGAAGGCTACTGTGATTTGGTTGCTGTAGGTCGTGCCTTGCTCTCTGACCCCCACTGGGCGATAAAGGCCGCTGCCGCTCTTAATGCGGTCCTGCCCGTTCCAGC
- a CDS encoding glutamine--tRNA ligase/YqeY domain fusion protein has product MEFAENKLPSNFIQDIIAADLAEGQNGGRVHTRFPPEPNGWLHIGHAIAICLDYGLAVANGGKFNLRFDDTNPLKEEQEFVDAIMDDMKWLGADWEDRLFFASDYFQEKYDFAVGLIKKDLAYVDDLTAEEIRNFRGTLTEPGRPSPYRDRPIAESLDLFARMKNGEYPDGAKVLRAKIDMASPNINMRDPVIYRIRHAYHHRTGTAWCIYPMYDYSHPIGDALEDITHSICTLEYADHRPLYDWVIDNIDYVPRLPGRPKQIEFGRVGVSHTIMSKRKLRKLVEEGFVAGWDDPRMPTIAGLRRRGYTPSALRVFAEKCGVGRKNMVADLALLEHCIREEQNATATRIMAVLRPLKITLANYPAGQVEWLTLENNPENPASGVRQVPFSREIYIEQEDFMENPPKKFHRLSPGGEIRLKGAYIIKCEDVVKDPVTGEVVELICTYDRDTKSGGVSSGRKVKGTSHWVSASHALGATVKLYDTLFLCENPEDVAEGADFTTNINPHSLVTLTHARVEPFAGQLSPGERVQFLRQGYFVIATEQETDGSLVFNRIVGLKDAWAKVQKQSDAVSGE; this is encoded by the coding sequence ATGGAGTTTGCTGAGAATAAGTTGCCAAGTAATTTCATCCAGGATATAATCGCGGCGGATTTGGCAGAAGGCCAAAACGGTGGCAGGGTGCACACACGCTTCCCACCAGAGCCTAATGGCTGGCTTCACATTGGTCATGCCATTGCCATTTGCCTAGACTACGGCTTGGCAGTTGCGAATGGTGGCAAGTTTAACCTACGCTTCGACGATACTAATCCGCTTAAAGAGGAGCAGGAATTTGTCGATGCCATCATGGACGACATGAAGTGGCTAGGCGCAGATTGGGAGGACAGGCTGTTTTTTGCGTCGGATTACTTTCAGGAGAAGTATGATTTCGCCGTTGGCTTGATCAAGAAAGATTTAGCCTATGTCGACGACCTTACGGCAGAAGAGATTCGTAACTTTAGGGGTACTCTTACCGAGCCCGGACGTCCTAGTCCGTACCGCGATCGCCCCATCGCCGAGAGCCTCGATCTTTTCGCACGTATGAAGAATGGGGAGTACCCAGACGGTGCTAAGGTGTTGCGCGCTAAAATTGATATGGCCAGCCCCAACATTAATATGCGCGACCCGGTGATCTACCGCATTCGCCATGCCTACCATCATCGCACTGGTACCGCATGGTGTATTTATCCTATGTACGATTACTCCCATCCCATTGGCGATGCCCTAGAAGACATCACCCACTCCATCTGCACGTTAGAATACGCCGACCATCGGCCTTTGTACGACTGGGTGATCGACAATATTGACTATGTGCCGCGGCTGCCAGGTCGCCCCAAGCAGATCGAATTTGGTCGCGTGGGCGTAAGTCACACCATTATGAGTAAACGCAAGTTGCGCAAACTGGTTGAAGAGGGCTTTGTCGCAGGCTGGGATGATCCGCGCATGCCTACTATCGCCGGCTTGCGGCGTCGCGGCTACACTCCCTCTGCCCTGCGTGTCTTCGCAGAAAAATGTGGAGTGGGGCGCAAAAACATGGTCGCCGATCTAGCTCTGCTTGAGCACTGTATTCGCGAGGAGCAGAACGCCACGGCGACAAGAATAATGGCGGTGCTGCGACCACTTAAGATAACTCTCGCTAACTATCCCGCTGGTCAAGTGGAGTGGCTGACGCTCGAAAATAACCCCGAAAACCCGGCGAGTGGGGTGCGCCAAGTTCCCTTTTCACGCGAAATCTACATTGAACAAGAAGATTTTATGGAGAATCCACCTAAGAAGTTTCACCGCCTTTCTCCCGGTGGGGAGATTAGGCTAAAAGGGGCCTACATAATCAAGTGCGAAGATGTTGTTAAAGACCCCGTGACGGGGGAGGTAGTGGAGTTAATTTGCACCTACGACAGGGACACCAAGAGCGGGGGAGTTTCTTCTGGACGCAAAGTAAAGGGCACTTCGCACTGGGTTTCGGCAAGTCACGCCCTAGGCGCTACTGTCAAGCTCTACGACACCCTCTTCTTGTGTGAAAACCCAGAGGATGTGGCCGAGGGCGCGGACTTTACCACCAATATTAATCCGCACTCCCTAGTCACGCTGACCCATGCCCGTGTCGAGCCCTTTGCGGGGCAGCTAAGCCCGGGCGAGAGAGTGCAGTTCTTGCGTCAGGGATACTTCGTCATAGCCACAGAGCAGGAGACAGACGGCAGTTTAGTTTTTAACCGAATAGTCGGCCTTAAAGATGCTTGGGCGAAAGTACAAAAGCAGAGTGACGCCGTGTCGGGCGAGTAG
- a CDS encoding DUF2325 domain-containing protein encodes MSIVLIGGHSRMHEHYRSLGRSLGHDVKVFTHMTANLEKCIGCPGAIVVFTSTVSHSMVTVAVKTARKKNIPLIKTHNSSKEALTVALSSFGLPE; translated from the coding sequence ATGTCCATTGTCCTTATCGGGGGTCACTCTCGCATGCATGAGCACTACCGCAGCCTAGGGCGCTCTCTAGGTCATGATGTCAAAGTATTTACCCATATGACTGCGAACTTAGAGAAGTGTATTGGCTGTCCGGGGGCCATAGTGGTCTTTACCTCTACAGTTTCACACTCCATGGTCACGGTCGCCGTTAAGACGGCGCGCAAGAAGAATATTCCTCTTATTAAGACACATAACAGCAGCAAAGAGGCTTTAACTGTAGCACTTAGTTCATTTGGGCTCCCCGAGTAG
- a CDS encoding N-acetyltransferase, which yields MDFTLLRLVLADNSHVAELRRLVNTAYQGLAMMGLNFTGTYQDEALTQERMQGKEVHLAYLADELVGTVSLEDTVDDDGERVLYLGQLAVLPAWQGHGLGRVLLRLAEKRAKEIGIRRIQLDTAVPAIHLVRFYESENYIIVDTARWEGKTYQSYIMEKTLSV from the coding sequence TTGGATTTTACATTGCTGCGCTTGGTCTTAGCTGACAATTCACATGTCGCAGAACTCCGTCGCTTGGTGAACACAGCCTATCAGGGTTTAGCTATGATGGGACTTAATTTCACGGGGACCTACCAGGATGAGGCGTTGACGCAGGAGCGCATGCAGGGCAAAGAAGTGCATTTGGCATACTTGGCCGACGAGCTGGTCGGCACTGTCTCTTTAGAGGACACGGTAGATGACGATGGGGAAAGAGTTCTCTACCTTGGTCAGTTGGCAGTGCTACCCGCCTGGCAAGGTCATGGCTTGGGGCGTGTGCTGCTGCGACTAGCGGAAAAAAGGGCGAAAGAAATAGGCATCCGCCGTATCCAGTTGGATACGGCGGTGCCAGCGATACATTTGGTGCGGTTTTACGAGAGCGAGAACTATATCATTGTGGATACAGCGCGCTGGGAGGGTAAGACATATCAGAGTTACATTATGGAGAAGACGCTCAGTGTTTGA
- a CDS encoding nitroreductase family protein: MSSRRSIRKFLATPVSAEVIESLITAASLAPSGKNRQPWHFTVLQGDNKEQLVDLLESGVQALKERGQATGSAEFTAKVMRQAPVCIVVHNPHFSPDEDHNGVNRYRSLVDTQSIGAAIQNMLLRAEELGLGTLWICDVFYAETAINVFLGRSDELVAAIALGYPDEAPSARPRKTLDQVTTWFA; the protein is encoded by the coding sequence ATGTCTAGTCGCAGAAGCATCCGTAAGTTTCTCGCCACACCCGTTTCCGCAGAGGTTATCGAGAGTCTCATCACGGCGGCGAGCCTTGCTCCTTCGGGCAAGAACAGGCAACCATGGCACTTTACAGTGCTGCAAGGTGACAACAAGGAACAGCTCGTTGATCTCTTAGAGTCTGGAGTACAGGCTCTAAAGGAACGTGGGCAGGCCACAGGGAGTGCTGAATTTACCGCAAAAGTTATGCGCCAAGCCCCGGTATGCATTGTCGTTCATAATCCTCACTTCTCCCCTGACGAGGACCATAACGGAGTGAATCGCTATCGCTCGCTTGTCGACACGCAAAGCATAGGTGCCGCCATCCAAAACATGCTCCTCAGGGCAGAAGAATTAGGGCTTGGGACGCTGTGGATTTGCGATGTGTTCTATGCGGAGACGGCCATAAATGTGTTTCTGGGGCGTAGCGACGAGTTAGTAGCGGCCATTGCGCTCGGCTACCCAGATGAGGCGCCGTCCGCGCGCCCGCGAAAGACCTTAGACCAAGTAACGACATGGTTTGCGTAG
- a CDS encoding adenylosuccinate synthase gives MAVTAVVGAQWGDEGKGKIVDLLAQEADVVVRYQGGANAGHTVVNEKGKFALHLIPCGIFNPSTVNIIGTGTVVDVEELIKEMDMLEQSGIDTTNLLISERAHMSLPIYPLFESLLETARGVRKHGSTLRGISPAYAAKALRVGLQMGEYKNTAQLAASLREILSFGNQVLVNNFGAEPIDVPKTIDRLVSHAARLAPHIGDTLALLQKSMRHNKRILLEGQLGTMRDLDWGIYPYVTSSNPLPGGAAAGAGIPPHKINHVLGVVKAFSTCVGAGPFPTELHDETGKYLREIGQEFGATTGRPRRCGWLDAVALRYAAMLNGFTEIAITKLDTLDGLEALKICTGYLLDGEPIDYMPLASELYRVTPLYTEVPGWKKPTAKARSFAEMPSEAQNYVTLIEGYLEAKATLISVGPERAATFTK, from the coding sequence GTGGCAGTTACAGCAGTAGTCGGCGCCCAGTGGGGCGACGAAGGAAAAGGCAAAATCGTTGATCTGTTGGCACAAGAGGCAGATGTAGTCGTGCGCTACCAAGGGGGGGCCAATGCGGGGCACACGGTAGTGAACGAAAAGGGCAAATTTGCCTTACACTTAATTCCGTGCGGCATATTTAACCCTAGTACAGTCAACATCATCGGCACCGGCACGGTCGTAGACGTGGAGGAGCTCATCAAAGAGATGGACATGCTAGAGCAAAGCGGCATCGACACTACGAACCTCCTCATAAGCGAACGCGCCCATATGTCTTTGCCCATTTATCCTCTCTTTGAGAGCCTTTTAGAGACGGCGCGCGGTGTTCGTAAGCATGGTTCGACCCTGCGCGGCATTTCTCCGGCCTACGCCGCCAAGGCCTTGCGCGTGGGGCTGCAAATGGGCGAGTACAAAAACACCGCTCAACTCGCCGCTTCCCTGCGAGAAATTCTTAGCTTTGGCAATCAAGTGCTGGTCAATAATTTCGGCGCTGAGCCAATTGACGTACCAAAAACGATTGACCGCTTAGTAAGCCACGCCGCGAGACTAGCGCCACATATCGGCGACACTTTGGCCCTATTGCAAAAGAGTATGCGCCACAACAAGCGCATACTCTTAGAGGGACAACTAGGTACTATGCGTGACTTAGATTGGGGCATCTACCCCTATGTCACCTCATCAAATCCCCTGCCAGGTGGCGCCGCGGCAGGTGCGGGCATACCGCCCCATAAAATAAACCATGTCCTCGGCGTAGTAAAAGCTTTCTCAACTTGCGTTGGCGCCGGCCCCTTCCCTACCGAGCTGCATGATGAAACCGGTAAGTACTTGCGCGAAATTGGGCAGGAATTCGGTGCAACCACCGGACGCCCTCGCCGCTGCGGCTGGCTAGACGCTGTCGCCTTGAGGTACGCCGCCATGTTAAATGGCTTCACGGAAATTGCTATCACGAAGCTAGACACTTTGGATGGCTTAGAAGCTCTCAAAATTTGTACAGGATACTTGCTAGATGGGGAGCCCATAGACTACATGCCTCTGGCGTCAGAGCTGTACAGAGTGACACCGCTCTATACAGAGGTGCCTGGCTGGAAAAAACCCACCGCCAAGGCCAGAAGCTTTGCGGAAATGCCCAGTGAGGCGCAAAACTACGTCACACTCATCGAGGGCTACCTAGAGGCAAAAGCTACCCTCATCTCTGTGGGGCCGGAGCGGGCTGCCACCTTCACCAAGTAA
- a CDS encoding NAD(P)/FAD-dependent oxidoreductase, giving the protein MQNYDVAIIGAGPAGIFAALELSKLRPELKIVMVEAGQDIYRRVCPLVELRTTQCPHCIPCGIMRGFGGAGAYSDGKYNFTTEYGGWLQDYLPPQEVMKLIHYIDDINLSFGAPQETYSSESSGLKKLALSRDLHLLGAKVRHLGTENNLRILKELYTVLQSRVAMFFNATVEKIEPREKEHAITIRSQDKACPREIKAEFVIAAPGRAGAEWFAKECKTLGLDLYNNQVDVGVRVEIPFEVMQHITDEVYEAKLVYRTKQYGDLVRTFCMNPHGYVVTENTDGIITVNGHSYRDKERHSKNTNFALLVSNRFTQPFNEPHQYGKRIASFSNLLGGGVLVQRFGDLIKGRRTNAHRLGQSFTRPTLEATPGDLSLVLPKRHLDNIVEMIYALNGIAPGIANDDTLLYGVEVKFYSSRLKLTSELETPVPRLFAIGDGAGVTRGLSQAAASGVHVARVVAARPSCSIVQA; this is encoded by the coding sequence ATGCAAAATTACGACGTGGCCATCATTGGCGCAGGGCCGGCAGGGATTTTTGCCGCACTAGAGCTAAGTAAACTAAGGCCAGAACTAAAAATTGTCATGGTCGAAGCAGGGCAAGACATCTATCGGCGCGTCTGTCCACTAGTTGAACTTCGCACAACTCAATGTCCGCACTGCATTCCTTGCGGTATTATGAGAGGCTTTGGTGGGGCCGGAGCATATTCAGACGGTAAGTATAACTTTACTACCGAGTATGGCGGTTGGCTACAAGACTACTTACCCCCACAAGAGGTCATGAAGTTAATCCATTATATTGATGACATTAACTTAAGCTTTGGCGCTCCGCAAGAGACCTATTCATCAGAAAGTAGCGGCCTTAAGAAGCTCGCCCTCTCGCGCGACCTGCACTTGTTGGGCGCCAAAGTGCGTCACCTTGGCACAGAGAACAATCTGCGCATCTTGAAGGAACTCTATACAGTGCTGCAGTCCCGCGTTGCGATGTTTTTTAACGCTACCGTCGAGAAAATTGAGCCGCGGGAAAAAGAACATGCTATTACAATTCGCTCGCAAGACAAGGCCTGCCCGAGAGAAATCAAGGCTGAGTTTGTCATTGCCGCGCCAGGGCGTGCTGGGGCCGAGTGGTTTGCCAAAGAGTGCAAGACGCTAGGGCTTGATCTCTACAATAATCAGGTGGACGTCGGGGTGCGCGTCGAAATACCCTTTGAGGTCATGCAACACATCACCGATGAAGTGTATGAGGCGAAGCTCGTCTACCGCACTAAGCAGTACGGCGACCTCGTACGCACCTTTTGCATGAATCCCCACGGCTATGTGGTGACGGAAAATACCGATGGCATCATTACTGTCAATGGTCACAGCTATAGAGATAAGGAGCGACACAGCAAGAACACTAACTTTGCCCTGCTGGTCAGCAACCGTTTTACGCAACCCTTTAACGAGCCCCACCAATATGGTAAGCGCATTGCCTCATTCTCGAACCTCCTAGGGGGTGGCGTACTCGTGCAGAGATTTGGCGACCTCATTAAAGGTAGAAGGACCAATGCGCATCGCCTCGGGCAAAGTTTTACCCGACCCACCTTAGAAGCGACGCCAGGAGACCTCAGCTTGGTCTTGCCTAAACGACACCTAGACAATATTGTCGAAATGATTTACGCCTTAAACGGGATTGCCCCAGGCATAGCCAATGATGATACCTTGCTCTACGGTGTCGAAGTGAAGTTCTACAGTTCTCGTCTCAAACTAACTTCAGAATTAGAAACCCCTGTGCCACGACTCTTTGCTATTGGTGACGGGGCTGGTGTGACTAGGGGTTTGTCCCAAGCCGCAGCTAGTGGTGTTCACGTGGCACGCGTGGTCGCGGCGCGACCTTCCTGTAGTATCGTGCAGGCCTAA